One Bacteroidia bacterium DNA segment encodes these proteins:
- a CDS encoding choice-of-anchor B family protein: MSLWGQISYNITLLGRWDGAPNSDMTHLFNQKYNEVWGYAQNGREYALLGGVAGYYFIEVTNPTHPVLRAYIPDIISSRCINRDLKTYSHYAYLAADNCANSSLIVVDLQYLPDSVHIVYQSDTICTNIHSMYVDNHRLYACSVRNPGGVTGFYKMAVYSLQNPERPQLISVLDEPFFSHVHQVTVYNDTAYCSNGFDGLFVYDYRNPANPVELMRITGYQYSGYNHSSWLSPDHKKIVFTDEVPHNLPIKIYDIHDFNNPELLAHVSSSTNKKYKVPHIPYWKGDYIYCSYYSDGLRIFNVSDPTHPIEVGYYDTYPRDDTLAEASFVGNWGVYPFLPSGRIIASDMQTGLYVFDVSKALSVQNNPDIFVQAEIFPNPARDFIQIQGSNFLPGEVRIQIIDMQGKIVVDTFTYATQLLSHQVDIKGLPAGVYAVVLSDSKGRFYRTKFVKQ; the protein is encoded by the coding sequence TTGAGTTTGTGGGGACAAATTAGCTACAACATTACTTTACTAGGGCGATGGGATGGCGCACCTAACTCCGATATGACACATTTATTTAACCAAAAGTATAATGAAGTATGGGGCTATGCTCAAAATGGGCGAGAATATGCTTTGTTGGGAGGTGTAGCAGGATACTATTTTATTGAAGTTACTAATCCTACTCATCCTGTGCTGCGTGCTTACATACCTGATATTATCTCCTCTCGTTGTATCAATAGAGATTTGAAAACGTATTCGCACTATGCATATTTAGCCGCAGATAACTGCGCTAACTCCTCTTTGATTGTGGTAGACTTGCAGTACTTGCCTGATTCTGTGCATATCGTTTATCAAAGCGATACTATTTGCACAAATATACACAGCATGTACGTAGATAATCATCGCCTATATGCATGCAGCGTGCGTAATCCAGGTGGAGTAACAGGTTTTTACAAAATGGCAGTTTATAGCCTTCAAAACCCCGAACGCCCGCAACTTATCTCTGTACTTGATGAACCTTTTTTTAGTCATGTCCATCAAGTAACCGTTTACAATGATACAGCTTATTGCTCTAATGGCTTTGATGGCTTATTTGTATACGATTACCGAAATCCAGCTAATCCTGTGGAACTCATGCGAATTACTGGCTACCAATACTCAGGCTACAATCACTCTTCTTGGCTAAGTCCTGACCACAAAAAAATTGTTTTCACCGATGAAGTACCCCATAACTTACCGATTAAAATTTATGACATTCACGATTTTAATAACCCTGAACTTTTAGCGCATGTCAGCTCAAGTACGAATAAAAAATACAAAGTACCTCATATTCCATATTGGAAAGGGGACTATATATACTGTTCTTATTACTCGGACGGCTTGCGTATTTTTAATGTAAGCGACCCTACTCATCCTATTGAAGTGGGATACTATGATACTTACCCCCGTGATGATACCTTAGCAGAAGCAAGTTTTGTTGGCAATTGGGGGGTATATCCTTTTTTGCCGAGCGGAAGAATAATCGCATCAGACATGCAAACAGGTCTATATGTATTTGATGTAAGCAAAGCACTGTCTGTACAAAATAATCCTGATATTTTTGTTCAAGCCGAAATATTTCCTAATCCTGCACGGGATTTTATTCAAATTCAAGGTTCAAACTTTTTGCCAGGCGAAGTACGTATCCAAATTATAGACATGCAAGGTAAAATAGTTGTGGATACTTTTACGTACGCTACTCAACTACTTTCTCATCAAGTAGACATAAAAGGTCTTCCTGC